A single genomic interval of Methylocystis sp. IM3 harbors:
- a CDS encoding OprO/OprP family phosphate-selective porin, translated as MLIKKWAVRGVALGALIATTGAHAAADVNAIDARLRALEAEIAKLRKEAREAKAQAAAAATKATNVANAAVVKGDAGPPPPPPVFVSLKSGLLIETEDKAFAFKVGGRLFVDGGGTAGSPGNSWQGNVGFGQARLEVEGRMRPWFYKMQYDFANSTTQLWNTNLPNANTVAGLAFWSRNYVTDRNFLWGGWRDAYIGLQDPRLSAPWLAEPVYFKIGSQYESFSLEALASSKYRDTIERPLAVDAIAPFRHLGIAAGMIGKDNWTAHVGLYSLSFQDLNMRPVNTSSGNVGAFVPAYNGYGVRNANWWQPWGGGAYWEATGRVTWAPIYDEHRLVHIGVAGSYHQPNNSSAYSDDRNMAPGNRLGSEANVLGSNFLGTPDLSCGRFLQPTVFQTTGTVWNQYNAASNCVKDIQKLDLEAALSYNNFFVQGEWLVANYNRNTFAAAEFAQAQLTQLGAPTPAQGIYLSPGNSRYVASGGYVQGEWWITGEEKSQSYDMKDKNGVTFGQLKIKDPFSKGGWGAWGLVGRWSVLNLNNGPFSGGNINNALFFANNAFGLAGSPLPGTPAQIANATLLQNAIANSGIYGGYQQNVTAGINWYPDNGVAFQFNATHVMSLKSPLNWNPQAMYEGGSHPTFLELRTKVYF; from the coding sequence ATGTTGATTAAAAAGTGGGCAGTCCGGGGCGTTGCGCTCGGCGCATTAATCGCGACGACGGGCGCGCATGCGGCCGCCGACGTGAACGCAATCGACGCTCGCCTACGCGCGCTCGAGGCGGAGATCGCGAAGCTGCGGAAGGAGGCCAGGGAGGCCAAGGCGCAGGCCGCCGCCGCCGCGACCAAGGCGACCAATGTCGCGAACGCTGCGGTGGTGAAGGGCGACGCTGGCCCGCCGCCGCCGCCGCCGGTGTTCGTCAGCTTGAAGAGCGGCCTCCTCATCGAGACCGAGGACAAGGCCTTCGCCTTCAAGGTCGGCGGCCGTCTGTTCGTGGATGGCGGCGGCACCGCCGGCTCCCCCGGAAATAGTTGGCAGGGGAACGTGGGTTTTGGTCAGGCGCGACTGGAAGTCGAAGGCCGGATGAGGCCCTGGTTCTACAAAATGCAATACGACTTCGCCAACTCCACGACGCAGCTTTGGAACACCAATCTGCCGAATGCGAATACGGTGGCGGGTCTCGCCTTCTGGTCGCGAAACTACGTGACCGACCGAAACTTTCTCTGGGGCGGCTGGCGCGACGCTTACATCGGCCTGCAGGATCCCCGCCTGTCGGCGCCGTGGCTGGCGGAGCCGGTCTATTTCAAGATCGGCAGCCAATACGAGTCCTTCAGCCTCGAGGCGCTGGCGTCATCGAAATACCGCGACACCATCGAGCGTCCGCTGGCGGTCGACGCCATCGCGCCCTTCCGCCACCTCGGCATCGCGGCCGGCATGATCGGCAAGGACAACTGGACCGCTCACGTGGGCCTCTACTCGCTGAGCTTCCAGGACCTCAACATGCGCCCGGTCAATACGTCGTCGGGCAATGTGGGCGCCTTCGTGCCGGCCTATAACGGCTACGGCGTCAGAAACGCCAACTGGTGGCAGCCCTGGGGCGGCGGCGCCTATTGGGAGGCCACGGGCCGCGTGACCTGGGCGCCGATCTATGACGAGCATCGTCTCGTGCATATCGGCGTCGCCGGCAGCTATCACCAGCCGAACAACTCCAGCGCCTACAGCGACGACCGCAATATGGCGCCGGGCAATCGCCTTGGGTCGGAAGCCAATGTTCTGGGCTCGAACTTCCTCGGGACGCCGGATCTTTCCTGCGGCCGCTTCCTTCAGCCGACCGTCTTCCAGACGACCGGGACCGTCTGGAACCAGTATAACGCCGCGAGCAACTGCGTAAAGGATATCCAGAAACTCGACCTCGAAGCCGCGCTCTCCTACAACAACTTCTTCGTTCAGGGCGAATGGCTGGTGGCGAACTACAACCGCAACACCTTTGCGGCCGCCGAGTTCGCGCAGGCCCAGTTGACGCAATTGGGCGCGCCCACGCCGGCTCAAGGGATCTATCTGTCGCCCGGCAATTCCCGTTACGTTGCGAGCGGCGGCTATGTCCAGGGCGAGTGGTGGATCACGGGCGAAGAAAAGTCCCAGTCCTATGACATGAAGGACAAGAACGGCGTGACCTTCGGCCAGCTGAAGATCAAGGACCCGTTCTCCAAGGGCGGCTGGGGCGCCTGGGGTCTGGTCGGCCGCTGGAGCGTTCTCAACCTGAACAACGGCCCTTTCTCGGGCGGCAATATCAACAACGCGCTGTTCTTCGCCAACAACGCGTTCGGGCTGGCGGGCTCTCCGCTCCCCGGAACCCCCGCCCAGATCGCCAACGCCACCCTGCTGCAGAACGCCATCGCCAATTCCGGCATCTATGGCGGCTACCAGCAGAACGTGACGGCCGGCATCAACTGGTATCCGGACAATGGCGTCGCCTTCCAGTTCAACGCCACGCACGTGATGTCGCTGAAGTCGCCGCTCAACTGGAACCCGCAGGCGATGTACGAGGGCGGATCGCATCCGACCTTCCTCGAACTGCGCACCAAGGTCTATTTCTAG
- a CDS encoding TCR/Tet family MFS transporter → MTSAPQPRREAAFLFILVTVALDMLALGVIIPVLPKLIVQFEGGDLQSAARIVGMFGFAWAAMQFLFQPVLGALSDHFGRRPVVLASNLGLGLDYVFMALAPSLPFLFVGRLISGATAASVATANAYISDITEPEKRAGRFGMIGAAFGLGFILGPAIGGALGAHDLRLPFWAAAAFSLANFLYGAFILPESLAPEKRTPKIVWRSANVLGSLEFLRRQPALTLLAAALFLSYLAHESLPALFVLYTQHRYNWDPSTTGWALAIVGISQTIVSGALVRPAVKRLGEKTTLTIALACGALGFLAYAFAPTGALFMAAPPLIAMWGMANPSFQGLATRFAAASEQGRLQGALGSLRGVSGMVGPLFFSQIFAFSLAADFFPGAGYFMAGLLLATSLAIGLTAIRRAQG, encoded by the coding sequence ATGACATCTGCGCCTCAGCCTCGGAGAGAGGCGGCGTTTCTCTTCATCCTCGTCACTGTTGCACTGGACATGCTGGCGCTCGGCGTCATCATTCCCGTGCTGCCGAAGCTCATCGTCCAGTTCGAGGGCGGCGATCTGCAATCGGCGGCGCGTATCGTCGGCATGTTCGGTTTCGCCTGGGCGGCGATGCAGTTTCTCTTCCAGCCCGTGCTCGGGGCGCTCTCCGACCATTTCGGGCGCCGGCCGGTCGTGCTGGCGTCGAATCTCGGACTCGGGCTCGATTACGTCTTCATGGCGCTCGCGCCCTCCCTGCCCTTTCTTTTCGTCGGGCGACTCATCTCGGGCGCGACCGCGGCGAGCGTCGCCACCGCCAACGCCTACATCAGCGACATCACGGAGCCCGAGAAACGCGCCGGCCGGTTCGGGATGATCGGCGCGGCGTTTGGCCTTGGCTTCATCCTCGGGCCGGCGATCGGCGGCGCGCTCGGCGCCCATGATCTGCGCCTCCCCTTCTGGGCGGCGGCGGCCTTCAGCCTTGCCAATTTCCTCTATGGCGCATTCATCCTCCCTGAATCGCTTGCGCCCGAGAAGCGCACGCCGAAGATCGTCTGGCGCAGCGCCAATGTGCTCGGATCGCTCGAGTTCCTGAGGCGACAGCCGGCGCTCACGCTGCTCGCCGCGGCGCTGTTCCTCTCCTATCTGGCGCATGAGTCGCTGCCCGCGCTCTTCGTCCTCTACACGCAGCACCGCTACAACTGGGATCCGAGCACGACCGGCTGGGCGCTGGCCATCGTCGGCATTTCGCAGACCATCGTCTCCGGCGCGCTCGTGCGCCCGGCCGTGAAACGGCTCGGCGAGAAGACGACACTGACGATCGCGCTCGCCTGCGGGGCGCTCGGCTTCCTCGCCTACGCTTTCGCGCCGACGGGAGCGCTCTTCATGGCCGCGCCGCCGCTCATCGCCATGTGGGGCATGGCGAATCCCTCTTTCCAGGGCCTCGCGACGCGGTTCGCCGCCGCCTCCGAACAGGGCCGTCTCCAGGGCGCTTTGGGGAGCCTTCGCGGCGTCTCCGGCATGGTCGGGCCGCTCTTTTTCTCGCAGATCTTCGCCTTCTCGCTGGCGGCGGACTTCTTCCCCGGCGCCGGCTATTTCATGGCCGGCCTGCTGCTCGCGACGAGCCTCGCCATCGGGCTCACGGCGATCCGGCGCGCTCAAGGCTGA
- a CDS encoding tetratricopeptide repeat protein, translating to MLKRVLCLVCFAALAPAAQADDYASATEAARKGDYAMAFRLLKPLAEKGDARAQNELGAMYMSGKGAPPDPKEALKWMKLAADHGNAAAQSNLGTMYLEGQLVARDYKEAMRWSLLAAGQGVAAAQMNVASMYYDGAGVAQNYDEAAKWVRLAAAQGDPEAQLNLGTMYTLGQGLSQDFLHGYMWTHLAIEQPALAMNESEKKSVHELSAKTLTAQEIATAESMMKKCRASRFKDCD from the coding sequence ATGCTGAAACGCGTCCTGTGTCTCGTCTGCTTCGCCGCGTTGGCGCCGGCGGCGCAGGCGGACGATTATGCTTCCGCCACCGAGGCCGCGCGCAAGGGCGACTACGCCATGGCGTTCAGATTGTTGAAGCCGCTCGCCGAAAAGGGGGACGCGCGCGCGCAAAACGAACTCGGCGCGATGTATATGAGCGGCAAGGGCGCGCCGCCCGATCCCAAGGAGGCGCTGAAATGGATGAAGCTGGCCGCCGACCACGGCAATGCGGCCGCGCAGTCCAATCTCGGCACCATGTATCTTGAAGGGCAACTGGTGGCGCGCGATTACAAGGAGGCGATGAGGTGGAGCCTTCTCGCCGCCGGCCAGGGGGTCGCGGCGGCGCAGATGAATGTCGCCAGCATGTATTATGACGGCGCCGGCGTCGCGCAGAATTACGACGAGGCGGCGAAATGGGTGCGGCTCGCGGCCGCGCAGGGCGACCCGGAAGCGCAGTTGAATCTTGGCACCATGTACACCCTCGGCCAGGGATTGAGCCAGGATTTTCTGCACGGCTACATGTGGACGCATCTCGCGATCGAGCAGCCCGCGCTCGCGATGAACGAGAGCGAAAAGAAATCCGTCCACGAACTTTCGGCGAAGACGCTCACAGCGCAAGAGATCGCGACAGCCGAAAGCATGATGAAGAAATGCCGGGCGTCACGCTTCAAGGACTGTGACTGA
- the glpD gene encoding glycerol-3-phosphate dehydrogenase yields MYDLLIIGGGINGCAIARDAAGRGLSVRLVEQNDLASGTSSASTKLIHGGLRYLELYEFRLVHEALAERELLLAAAPHVIWPLKFVLPHERGLRPVWMLRLGLFLYDHLARRKRLEGSHMVSLKGDALGAPLRETYSVGFTYADCWVDDSRLVAINALDAKERGATIGVGEKLVEARREAGRWLASLEGGAKIEARALVNAAGPWVSQVIDGALHIASRKHVRLVKGSHLVTRKLYEGAQAYILQNPDGRIVFVIPYEGDFTLVGTTDVPYDGPPGSVEISAAETDYLLAAVNHFLRRPLSRDDVVWSYSGLRPLYDDGALDASVVTRDYAFDLDAPVGSPPALSVFGGKITTARRLAEHALDDLAPYLPPHGGAWTQGAVFPGGEMAFDAFLAHLEAEKPFLGGALALRLARAYGTRAERFLKHARSMSDLGRDFGCGLTEAEVRYLIENEWARRAEDVLWRRSKLGLHMNEAQRQGLRDFMGA; encoded by the coding sequence ATGTACGATCTTCTCATCATCGGCGGCGGAATCAACGGCTGCGCCATCGCGCGCGACGCGGCGGGGCGCGGGCTTTCTGTCCGGCTCGTCGAGCAGAACGATCTCGCAAGCGGCACGTCTTCCGCTTCGACGAAACTGATCCATGGCGGACTGCGCTATCTCGAACTCTATGAGTTTCGTCTCGTGCACGAGGCGCTGGCCGAGCGCGAGCTGCTGCTCGCCGCCGCGCCGCATGTGATCTGGCCGCTGAAATTCGTTTTGCCGCACGAGAGGGGTCTGCGTCCGGTCTGGATGCTGCGGCTCGGACTTTTCCTCTACGATCATCTCGCGCGGCGCAAGCGGCTCGAGGGCTCGCATATGGTGTCGCTGAAAGGCGATGCGCTCGGCGCGCCGCTGCGCGAGACCTATTCGGTCGGTTTCACCTATGCCGACTGCTGGGTCGATGATTCGCGCCTCGTCGCGATCAATGCGCTGGACGCCAAGGAGCGCGGCGCGACGATCGGCGTCGGCGAGAAGCTCGTCGAGGCGCGGCGCGAGGCGGGGCGCTGGCTCGCGTCGCTGGAGGGCGGCGCGAAGATCGAAGCGCGCGCGCTCGTCAACGCCGCCGGGCCATGGGTGTCGCAGGTGATCGACGGCGCGCTGCATATCGCCTCGCGCAAGCATGTGCGGCTCGTGAAGGGCTCGCATCTCGTCACGCGCAAGCTCTATGAGGGCGCGCAGGCCTATATTCTGCAAAACCCCGACGGGCGCATCGTTTTCGTCATCCCCTACGAGGGCGACTTCACGCTCGTCGGCACCACCGACGTGCCTTATGACGGCCCGCCGGGGTCGGTCGAGATCAGCGCGGCGGAAACGGATTATCTGCTCGCGGCGGTCAATCATTTCCTGCGTCGTCCGCTGAGCCGGGACGATGTCGTCTGGAGCTATTCGGGCCTTCGGCCGCTTTACGACGACGGCGCGCTCGACGCCTCCGTGGTGACGCGCGACTACGCCTTCGATCTCGATGCGCCCGTGGGCTCGCCGCCCGCGCTTTCGGTCTTCGGCGGCAAGATCACCACGGCGCGCCGGCTCGCGGAACATGCGCTCGACGATCTTGCGCCCTATCTGCCGCCGCATGGCGGCGCATGGACTCAAGGCGCCGTCTTCCCCGGCGGCGAGATGGCCTTTGACGCGTTCCTCGCGCATCTCGAGGCAGAAAAGCCATTCCTCGGCGGCGCCCTCGCCCTTCGACTCGCGCGCGCCTATGGGACGCGCGCGGAACGATTCCTCAAACATGCGCGGTCGATGTCGGATCTCGGCCGCGACTTCGGTTGTGGCCTCACGGAGGCCGAAGTGCGTTACCTCATCGAGAACGAATGGGCGCGCAGGGCAGAGGACGTCTTGTGGCGGCGCTCGAAACTGGGCCTGCATATGAACGAGGCGCAGCGGCAGGGCTTGCGTGATTTCATGGGCGCGTAG
- a CDS encoding acyl-CoA dehydrogenase produces MTYRAPVQDLIFSLRLAAGREALEADGRYADLAGGLAEQTLAEAAKFAEEQLLPLDRTGDRVGAHYADGAVTTPPGWREAYAQWRAGGWTALGAAPEHGGMGLPALLNAACTEIWNAANISFALCPLLSHGAIEALEAHASAALKETYLRRIVSGEWTATMNLTEPQAGSDLALLRTRAERNEDGSYRLTGQKIFITYGEHDLVGNIAHLVLARLPDAPPGVKGISLFLAPKFLPNEAGAFTRRNALRCAGIERKLGIHGSPTCTMIYEDALGFLVGEEHNGLACMFTMMNNARLSVGLQGVALAERASQAALAYARERRQGRAPGAAQTSAIVEHPDVARMLLTMASLTAAARAVCFETAAAIDRAHRDADPARAKDAEERASLLTPVAKAFATDIGNEATSLAVQVFGGMGYIEETGVAQLMRDARICAIYEGTNGIQAIDLVGRKLAMSGGAALRREIDDMRAVAHESDFAAVAEAVEAFAQASDYMARAMKAAPADGLAGATPYLRLFALARGATLLEKGARRARRENDPNAARYETLSHFFAKNVAVAAPGLARMVTEGAPSVTAAAEALRG; encoded by the coding sequence ATGACTTATCGCGCGCCGGTTCAGGACCTCATCTTTTCGCTTCGCCTCGCCGCGGGCCGGGAGGCGCTCGAGGCAGATGGGCGCTACGCTGATCTCGCCGGGGGCCTCGCGGAGCAGACGCTGGCCGAGGCGGCCAAATTCGCCGAGGAGCAGTTGCTGCCGCTCGACCGAACCGGCGACCGCGTCGGCGCGCATTATGCCGACGGCGCCGTAACCACGCCGCCCGGCTGGCGCGAGGCCTATGCGCAATGGCGGGCGGGCGGCTGGACTGCACTCGGCGCGGCGCCGGAGCATGGCGGCATGGGCCTGCCCGCTCTCCTCAACGCCGCCTGCACGGAAATCTGGAACGCGGCCAATATCTCCTTCGCGCTCTGCCCGCTCCTGAGCCACGGCGCCATCGAGGCGCTGGAGGCGCATGCCAGCGCGGCGTTGAAAGAGACCTATCTGCGCAGGATCGTCAGCGGCGAATGGACCGCGACGATGAATCTGACCGAGCCGCAGGCCGGCTCCGATCTCGCGCTCCTGCGCACGCGCGCCGAGCGCAATGAAGACGGATCTTACCGTCTCACGGGCCAGAAAATATTCATCACCTATGGCGAGCACGACCTCGTCGGAAACATTGCGCATCTCGTGCTGGCGCGGCTCCCTGACGCGCCTCCCGGCGTGAAGGGCATCTCTCTTTTCCTCGCGCCGAAATTCCTGCCCAACGAGGCGGGCGCTTTCACGCGGCGCAACGCGCTGCGCTGCGCGGGCATTGAGCGCAAGCTCGGAATCCACGGCTCGCCCACCTGCACCATGATCTATGAGGACGCCCTCGGCTTCCTCGTCGGCGAAGAGCACAACGGTCTCGCCTGCATGTTCACGATGATGAACAACGCCCGTCTTTCGGTGGGTCTTCAGGGCGTTGCGCTCGCCGAGCGGGCGAGCCAGGCGGCGCTCGCCTATGCCCGCGAGCGCAGGCAGGGCCGAGCGCCGGGCGCGGCGCAAACGAGCGCCATCGTCGAACATCCCGATGTGGCGCGCATGCTCCTCACCATGGCGAGCCTCACGGCGGCGGCGCGCGCCGTCTGCTTCGAGACCGCGGCGGCGATCGACCGCGCCCATCGCGACGCCGATCCTGCGCGCGCGAAGGACGCCGAGGAACGCGCGAGCCTGCTGACCCCCGTCGCCAAGGCCTTCGCGACCGACATCGGCAATGAGGCGACCTCGCTCGCCGTGCAGGTCTTCGGCGGCATGGGCTATATCGAGGAGACGGGCGTCGCCCAGCTCATGCGCGACGCGCGCATCTGCGCGATCTATGAAGGCACGAACGGCATTCAGGCGATCGACCTCGTCGGCCGCAAGCTCGCCATGTCCGGAGGCGCCGCGCTGCGGCGCGAGATCGACGACATGCGCGCCGTCGCGCACGAAAGCGACTTCGCCGCCGTCGCCGAGGCGGTGGAGGCCTTCGCGCAGGCGAGCGATTACATGGCGCGCGCCATGAAAGCCGCGCCCGCCGACGGGCTCGCGGGCGCCACGCCCTATCTGCGGCTCTTCGCGCTCGCGCGCGGCGCGACGCTACTGGAGAAAGGCGCGCGCCGCGCGCGCCGCGAGAACGACCCCAACGCCGCGCGCTACGAAACCCTTTCGCATTTCTTCGCAAAGAACGTCGCCGTCGCTGCGCCGGGACTGGCGCGCATGGTGACGGAAGGCGCGCCGTCGGTGACGGCGGCGGCGGAGGCGTTGCGCGGCTGA
- a CDS encoding DEAD/DEAH box helicase, whose protein sequence is MTKFSDLGLAEILLRALDREGYETPTSIQAQAIPYLLQGRDLLGIAQTGTGKTAAFALPILERLAADRRRPAPFTARALVLAPTRELAAQIADSFRAYGQFMRPSVGVIVGGVSHRPQIDMLARGLDVLVATPGRLLDHVASGRMRLATTEVLVLDEADHMLDLGFIVPIRQIVAKLPKQRQTLLFSATMPKEISGLAQDMLNNPAEVAVTPVATTAERVAQHVFLVDGGAKRDMLIELMNDAEISRAIVFTRTKRGADRVAQHLDAAGVGAEAIHGNKSQSQRIRALDSFRKGRTRVLVATDIAARGIDVDGVTHVVNYELPETPEAYVHRIGRTARAGASGRAISLCDNGERPLLRQIEKVTRQSLPVTDRRSDDQRHEEAAPARRGGRGGAPKSNGGARPAPKHPRREGGPHRDGPRPEGAPRPARAANGQKRRAYGGGGRPAAPRG, encoded by the coding sequence GTGACCAAATTTTCCGATCTCGGCCTCGCCGAGATTCTGCTTCGCGCCCTCGATCGCGAGGGCTATGAGACTCCGACCTCCATTCAGGCCCAGGCGATCCCGTATCTTCTCCAGGGCCGCGATCTCCTCGGCATCGCCCAGACCGGCACCGGCAAGACGGCGGCTTTCGCTCTGCCGATCCTGGAACGGCTCGCCGCCGACCGGCGCCGGCCGGCGCCCTTCACGGCGCGGGCGCTGGTGCTTGCCCCGACGCGTGAGCTCGCCGCGCAGATCGCCGACAGTTTCCGCGCCTATGGGCAGTTCATGCGGCCGAGCGTCGGCGTCATCGTCGGCGGCGTTTCGCATCGCCCGCAGATCGACATGCTGGCGCGCGGGCTCGACGTGCTCGTCGCGACGCCCGGCCGGCTGCTCGATCATGTCGCGAGCGGCCGCATGCGGCTCGCCACGACCGAAGTGCTCGTGCTCGACGAAGCCGATCACATGCTCGATCTCGGTTTCATCGTGCCGATCCGCCAGATCGTCGCCAAGCTTCCCAAGCAGCGCCAGACGCTCCTGTTCTCGGCCACGATGCCGAAGGAGATCTCCGGGCTCGCGCAGGACATGCTGAACAATCCCGCCGAGGTCGCCGTGACGCCAGTCGCGACGACGGCCGAGCGCGTCGCGCAGCATGTGTTCCTCGTCGATGGCGGCGCCAAGCGCGACATGCTCATCGAACTGATGAACGACGCGGAGATTTCGCGCGCCATCGTCTTCACGCGCACCAAGCGCGGCGCCGATCGCGTGGCGCAGCATCTCGACGCGGCCGGGGTCGGCGCCGAGGCGATCCACGGCAACAAGAGCCAGAGCCAGCGCATCCGTGCGCTCGACTCCTTCCGCAAGGGCCGCACCCGCGTGCTGGTCGCGACCGACATCGCGGCGCGCGGCATCGACGTCGACGGCGTGACGCATGTCGTCAATTACGAATTGCCTGAGACGCCGGAGGCCTATGTCCATCGCATCGGCCGCACCGCGCGCGCCGGCGCTTCGGGCCGGGCGATTTCCCTTTGCGACAATGGCGAGCGGCCACTGCTGCGTCAGATCGAAAAGGTCACGCGTCAATCGCTGCCCGTGACCGACCGGCGCAGCGACGACCAGCGTCACGAGGAAGCGGCTCCGGCGCGCCGGGGCGGTCGCGGCGGCGCGCCAAAGAGCAATGGCGGCGCCCGTCCGGCGCCGAAACATCCGCGCCGCGAAGGCGGACCGCACCGCGACGGCCCCCGTCCCGAGGGCGCCCCCCGCCCGGCGCGCGCGGCCAACGGCCAGAAGCGCCGCGCGTATGGCGGCGGCGGTCGACCGGCCGCGCCGCGAGGCTGA
- a CDS encoding porin produces the protein MNSRFGSRILAWAALGVSVAFAAPATADTADEIRALKARLNKLEAQEAESKRAAKAAAAQAAAAAAAHPAPVVIAGAPPAPKHWYEKISIRGYTQMRYNDILSAHNFNDAYAYGDRSVGPRQNFFLRRIRLIFSGDISDHLYLYLQPDFASSPSGTFSNTPSSVVSGVPYYGYYNYQVGTYNLNAGNFAQLRDAYADISVDEKKEFRFRVGQSKIPYGFTNLQSSQNRLTLDRPDGLNTCCKDERDLGVFFYYTPEHMRHLFRDLVKNNLKGSGDYGMFAFGVYNGQGANRVELNKGVHLVSRFTYPYVFENGQVVEASIQGYTGRFVPATTAIIPSLGMATNWAGYRPNQYPWNASPFTGAVVPFVNAPGYNSPNNFNTTYYPTPASGVWNPSCVNGCTGVKDERVAVTGIIYPQPFGVFAEWNWGRGPVLDPYQLVVKDGKLNGGYILVTYKYDDKEFGLGTFFPYVQWQQYRGGAKTEVNAPYNRVNEIEAGIEWQPLPEVEFTAAYSHMNRTNLALAPYRQWQGDLLRMQLQWNY, from the coding sequence ATGAATTCTCGTTTCGGAAGCCGCATCCTCGCCTGGGCGGCGTTGGGGGTATCGGTCGCCTTCGCGGCGCCGGCGACGGCGGACACCGCCGACGAAATTCGCGCCCTGAAAGCGCGACTGAACAAGCTCGAAGCGCAGGAGGCGGAGTCCAAGCGCGCCGCCAAGGCCGCTGCGGCTCAGGCGGCTGCGGCGGCCGCCGCCCATCCCGCGCCCGTCGTCATCGCGGGAGCGCCGCCGGCGCCGAAGCATTGGTACGAGAAGATCAGCATCCGCGGCTATACGCAGATGCGCTACAACGACATCCTCTCGGCCCATAATTTCAATGACGCTTATGCATATGGCGACAGATCTGTCGGGCCGCGTCAGAACTTCTTCCTTCGCCGCATCCGCTTGATCTTCAGCGGCGACATCAGCGATCATCTCTATCTCTATCTGCAGCCCGACTTCGCCTCGTCGCCGTCCGGCACCTTCAGCAATACGCCTTCCTCGGTCGTCTCGGGCGTTCCCTATTACGGCTATTACAACTACCAGGTCGGCACGTACAACCTGAACGCCGGCAATTTCGCGCAGCTACGCGACGCCTATGCCGATATTTCGGTGGACGAGAAGAAGGAATTCCGGTTCCGCGTCGGTCAGTCGAAAATCCCTTACGGCTTCACCAACTTGCAGTCGTCGCAAAACCGACTGACGCTCGACCGCCCGGATGGGCTCAACACCTGCTGTAAGGACGAACGCGACCTCGGCGTGTTCTTTTACTATACGCCCGAGCATATGCGTCACCTCTTCAGGGATCTGGTCAAGAACAACCTGAAGGGTTCGGGCGATTACGGCATGTTCGCCTTCGGCGTCTATAATGGCCAGGGCGCGAACCGCGTCGAGCTGAACAAGGGCGTCCATCTCGTCAGCCGCTTTACCTATCCTTATGTCTTCGAAAACGGTCAGGTCGTCGAAGCCTCGATCCAGGGCTATACGGGCCGGTTCGTGCCGGCGACCACGGCGATCATTCCGTCCCTCGGCATGGCGACGAATTGGGCGGGCTATCGCCCGAACCAGTATCCGTGGAACGCGTCGCCCTTTACCGGCGCCGTCGTGCCCTTCGTGAATGCGCCGGGCTACAACAGCCCGAACAACTTCAACACGACCTACTACCCGACCCCCGCTTCGGGCGTCTGGAACCCCTCCTGCGTCAATGGTTGTACGGGCGTCAAGGATGAGCGCGTCGCCGTCACCGGCATCATCTACCCGCAGCCCTTCGGCGTCTTCGCCGAATGGAATTGGGGCCGCGGCCCGGTGCTCGATCCGTACCAGCTCGTCGTCAAGGACGGCAAGCTGAACGGCGGCTATATCCTGGTCACTTACAAATATGACGACAAGGAATTCGGTCTCGGCACCTTCTTCCCCTATGTCCAGTGGCAGCAGTATCGTGGCGGCGCGAAGACCGAAGTCAATGCGCCCTACAACAGGGTGAACGAAATCGAGGCCGGCATCGAATGGCAGCCTCTCCCCGAGGTCGAGTTCACCGCCGCCTATTCGCACATGAACCGCACCAACCTGGCGCTCGCGCCTTACCGGCAGTGGCAGGGCGATCTGTTGCGCATGCAGCTCCAATGGAACTACTGA